DNA from Plasmodium cynomolgi strain B DNA, chromosome 12, whole genome shotgun sequence:
aaaaaaaatatataggtcgtatatattatataatttatatgatatataatttatatgtacaccGATTTACAAAAGCTACGGCCCGTTTTTATCCATTTAAGCCGGTTAGCCCGTTTGCCCCATttgaattccttttttttttttttgcctattcCTTTGGCGGCTCAGCGCTCGGGAGGCCTCCAACCGGAAGCGCGTCATTCGACGGTCGCACGTGGCACATCCCCCTGATATACACTCCATGACGTATGCAAACAACGCGCTCAGGAGTGCCCGTGTTATGTTCGCATGGAAATGTGTATGTACAAGTGGGGCATACACCCATAcgacattttttaaaattgtgccATCGATCTTCAACATGGTAATGAGAAGATGCATAACCATGAGGTGTGAACCGACCCAATCTGCGTGCACCCTGTGAATGCTGCGACGCGGCCAAAAGGAACATTTAAAAGGTAAACTGTGGATCCACCCTCTCCTTCCACGAATGAGCAAAAGATTTGCTTCTGACGTTTGTTGGCCCCACGTATGTATTATTCCTCCTACGTGATAACGTTCTTCTCCCTGGACCATACGGGCACACAAATGAAACGCCCAATACGCAGCCCCGCAAAAGTGTAAAGCATGATATACActcatatataaatgtgcGTACACTCGTATGCATATCCATGCACATGGAGACCTTCATACCAGAGCTTCACTCATCAGGAATGTGAACCTAATTAGAAACTCCACAGGTCATTTTTAATGGCATCAtaccttttcccccttttaaaaataacactccagtaaaattttttttttttttttatgccccccTATGCTAAAATCTGATGGCTCGTTATGAACTCCCCAGTTGGCAACCCTCTTGGGCACAAGTCCCCCCCCTCCGCATGATGGCCAAAATGTGCAtccgaaagggggaaatacatttataaaggggggaatataaaaaaaaaatctacacGTGACACGGTGAGGGATAAATGTACCTTCGTTGATGCTACTTTGTGCGCTCTCCTTCGgtcatatttataaaaggataaatttttaaatgcgcACGCGACGGCGTCGTAAAGGTGTTCTCTCAAAAGGGCATGCACAGGGTGACCGTTTTTTCTGGCCTCTGTGTCcatcgttttttctttttgtttcgttCGCCATACttggcattaaaaaaaagatcaatAATGAGTATCCTCGTTTTGCACACACCTGTctacctccccccccctttttacgcAGCGCACGTACTGATAAGTTCGTGGTCTTAGTCCCGAAATGGGACTTTTAATGTGCGAAGGGGTGAAAACACGTACATGTGCCACGCATGAAGGTTATTCTGATTGGCCACCAAACGTGCTGAACTGTTATAGGGAACATCCCGTTTGAAGGGAGAACATGCACTGGATCGTCCACGTGCAACAGCGCAGTGTTGTTTTgtatgctttaaaaaaaaatgtaaaacttGGCTAGCTGTCATCAAAATATGACCATTCTACATGAacggttaataaaaaaatgtaaaacttGGCTAACTGTCATCAAAATATGACCATTCTGCATGAacggttaataaaaaaatgtaaaacttGGCTAGTCATCAAAATATGACCATTCTGCATAAacggttaataaaaaaaaaggcggggAAGGTCATTCTGCACAGCGAACATGACCGTTGTCTGCAgaggggaataaaaagggggctgCCATTTCGGCCATATGCCGTGCACATCAACGTATGTGCAGCTGGACACTGTTGCGTCCATACGACTGGTGGACAGTTTAAAGGGCCCCGCTCGAGGAAACGCACACACGGAGAGACGTACCAGGGAGGGGAAGAATATCTCTACGAGGCAATGCCTCACGCGTCACTTGCGTAATTCGCTAGCCTCCAAATGTTTTCATTCTCTTCGTCAAAGGTGTTCTTCCTGCAGTGGTGAGGTGTGCAAGTGCCACCCCAAAAAGGAGTGACTTATCCGTTTACGAGCGCTACTGTCATTGCATGCATTTATTTGTGCGGACCCGCGATGGGGCCCACGCACTCGTGTTGCGATTACCTGTACGCCACCCTCGTGTTGGGTATGTTCGTTTTCTCCGGGTGGTTCTCAAAATTTGTCATTCCATTAGTTGTGTCTGTGCCCAACCAGTGCTCCTTGAAGGATGGTTCGTACCCGCTGAAGGGGAGAGGGAAGGGACAAGGAACAGGACaaagttacattttttctatttttttttttttttttttttcttttaccattttgcgaAATCGCAACAAACGCGCAACTTCAAATGAAAGAAGGGCCAATTTATTGTCACCTCTGCATGACGGAGTTCCTTGCTAGTTCGCATAAGTCCACGGTGCTGAGCTTCCATATGTGCTTTGGAAGGGGGGTGCGAATGGGTGAGAGGCCAatgaggaggggggggtaaATGAGCAAAAGGGGACTCATCTGCGGTGGGGACTCCTCGTCAGCGGTGGGTATTTCCCACTCTTGGTGACCACTCCCCGTGCGAGCTCATTACCGCGCACACGGAGTACTCCTCCAGCAGGGGCTCATCCGTGAAGTGGAACATGAGGGGGTCGTCCGTGGACAGAGACACGTTCAGGccaattttgaagaagcgCTTAAACGGGTTTTTCTCTACGGGGGTGGGGTGAAGGCAATTTGGCATATCTCAGCGATCACCCGGCTGGCAGCTCGCTGGCTAGGCGCATTTAGATACAGACACGAATATATGCATGAGCACACGAATATATACATGAGCACACACATGAGCGGACGCAAACCCGCCTCCCGCGTGACGCACCCTGTTCAGAGTGAGCCTTTCCCGAAGGACTCCGTGCAGACATACCGATCTGCAAAAACAGGGCGTTGTTGGACAGGGGCGAAACGGCCAACCCGATCTGCTTCAAATAGTAGAGGTACAGCAAAACGGGCGATTTCCTCAAATTTATTCCGTGGTTTATTCTGTCTGCCAGTAGGAACATGGTGGCCAGGTGGCTTATATTTCCGATTTCGCCGCAGTGGGGTCTGCCATGAGGGGTAAGAGGGCGCGTCATGAGGGGCAATCGGGCACGTGATGAAGGGCAGTCGGGCAAACCATGAAGGCAAGCAGACAACCTATCGAGCGCATGTGAACTCTGGGAGGAGAACACTGTACAGCTTaagtggagaaaattttttgcaaaattgcgAAGGACATGGTAATGAGGGATGGGTTCCCCTTAAAAAGGTTACACAAATGACGCATATCCATCGGCTCACACTTCTGCTACTCACCTGAAAGCCATGGGGCGTAGGTGTCGACTAACGAGAAAGTCATTTAGGGTCCTTATGTTAACGTACATATAGTATGCGTAGTAGGAGTAAGGGGGGTTGTTGTCACTGGTGTATTTATCAGGAGTAGGAAGCTCCCCACCTCTAGTGGTATACTTGGAAATGGCCGACTCATCATCAACGCTGTCCCAACCAACGACTTGctggaggaaggaaaaaatttctttattctgTTCTGGATTTTTGACAGCTTCAAAACAAGGTTCGAATatgttacttaaaaaatCAGCAAAGGAGTTGAttatccttctttttttatatatatagtaaaGTCTTGGTACTTGAATAATCCAACGTACAGAAATACTGGAGAGATTATTCTGTAGAACCCATTTAGCTAGCTTTTTCCATTCGTTTGTGTTCCTTCCATATATAGATATACGCCATTCCACATGTTGATATTTCGATTtctctaaattttttatttcttgttTTGTAATTTCGGCTAAGTACCTTCCTTCGATATAGTTATCcgttttcaaaaatatttctcttaGCAATTTTTGTCCAAATGgattatatttatcattGAACAGATCGAATCTGTGGAAGCAGCTTCCGAGTGCATTAACGGCTAGTGTGTCTACGGTTGCTTCATATGCAGAGGTCTTTAATTCCTGATCGAAAATATCCTTAAGGGTCATTTTAATCCCATTTTCTGTCATGTACACTACGGTGTTAGGTTCTGTTTGGTATTTGTCTCGAATGAATCGCAGCAATACCTTCTGCTGCATGCATGCTGAGtgatgcacatgtgcatctACCTTCCTGATGTTGTAAAAGTCCCTATGCTTTATGTTAGCTGTTTCACGTAACTCTAGAGACCCATTAAACATAAGGTGGaaatcaaatttttgttctaGGTACTTTAATCTTTGATAGCAGAAGCTTTTGCAGGCAGGGTCCTGCACGGCCATCATTATTTCTTGGATGGCTGATAGGTATTCCTCCGTCGACTTGATGCTCGCGTGCTCTGCTAGCTTGTTCGCTTCGCTGCATTGATCTCTGCCTGCATCGGGGAGGGGGCCACAGTGCGCATTGTGCGAACGATGTATCGGTGCTGGTCGCAAAAAAGTAACTCGCAAAGCGGCGCCCTGTCCAACGATGGTCTTTTCAGCGCTGCCCTGTTCAACGCTGCCCTGTGCAACGCTGAGGTAGCGCTCCACGGGCGCCGCCTCGCGCGGGCTTACTCTTCGGCCCATCGTCCAGCAGGGGGTCCCAGTGAACGAAGAAAATCCCGTCGACAAAATTGAGGAAGGCGTTACACTTCTCCAAAATGACCACCTTGCTAGGGTTGTAAATTGGCTCATCCGACTTGGTGTCTTCATGCTCCTTCGGTTCGCCGCCCTTCGAGtggcttcttttttctacCAACGTCGTGTCGATGTCCGCGAACGGCTTTATAAACTCGTCCCGCAGGTTGCATAGCTTCAGGATTTTCTGcgtgcaggggggggagcggtagCACTGTGGAGCGGTAGCACTGTGAAGCGGTAGCACTGTGGAGCGGTTGCACTGTGAAGCGGTAGCACTGTGGAGCGGTAGCACTGTGGAGCGGTAGCACTGTGGAGCGGTATCACTACGAATTGGTAGCACTACGAATCGGTAACGCTGCCCATCTGCTGCGCCACTCGAGTGATACCTTCGTGACGTCCACCTCCTCGCGCGGAATGATCCCAGTAGACGACAAGGTAAAGATGAAGCGATTGGAGCTGTTCAAATCTGGCAGCTCCTTACTCACGAGGGCGTTCTCATCATACTTTGTGCTCGCATGGGACGAAGCTTTCACCACCGTCTCGTACAGAGTGtcccaccccttttttttcttcagcaGAGTTTCACCCAAGTCGCCGTTGCTGTTTGGTCGCTTCATTGTCGCGCAAAGGTTAGAAGAGTGAAATGGGGGCAAatgtgccacttttttttttttttttcaaacaaacCCAATTCGCGAGTTGGGAAATGGACACTGAAGGGGATGTCGCAAAATGTTGAGGTGTCCACCTGCACGTGCGATGTTGTAAAGGAGACCACGACTGCGTTTGTACAACAGCGAACGATTGGACGTGTTTGCAGCGGATCAAAGGGGAACAggcacacacgcacacagaGAAAGGATGTATGAATCGCAggaagttctttttttttcaaaacaagGGAAAGGTTGTCCTCACCGACCCGTTGCAAATCAGTtatgtgtactttttttttattatgtgtattttttttcagcacaAGATTTGAGCAAATACGACCAGCCGCTATCCTTTGCTTTGCGGTTTACAATGCTTACCTGTCGATGAACAAAATTCACCGCGTAGCCACTCctgtagcatttttttttttttggaaagacTACCAATTGGAGGCTTCCCCTCACGTCATGTAATTGGCGCATGCGAAAATTCTCGCGAAAGGATATAtgtgtggggaaaaaaagggtgtaTATGTGTCTCTAACAGTGCGTTAGCGTTGTACTCCTCAAGAAAGATCAATAATCTTCTGACCACGTGCATGCTTCACACCATACAAGTTTGACAATGTCGaaaggaaggaggaaaaaaaaaagtaaaataataaagtaaaataaaaaagtaaaataacaaagtaaaataacaaagtaaaataataaaataaaaaaaaaaaaaaaaaacatttcagAGAATACAACCCTCTTAACTGTACGTATACATTTGCAGAATTAATTCCTTTTAGGGGTGGAGGTGCAACACGGCGAATCCTGCGTGCTGCACAAATAAGAACCACGTGAATGTGTAGCACCTGTGGGGGCGGACTGCTCGTGGATAGCTCATCGAGGGGACATCAAGCGTTGTGcataaaaaatcaaatcTACTCATCAAAATGGAGCATAAGTTGGGGGGTACCCTcaggaagaaataaacaaatgagTAGGGGTTACATCCCCTGTACAAAAAGGTAGCCACCCATTTGGCCCCCATAGACATGCTCAAAAACGTTGCTGTAAAAAAACAACTAAATCGAGTTGCATGTGCTTGGCACTTTAGTGGTCCCATTTGGAGACAACCCCATAGGGGGGATTCTTTACGTGCGGAACGTGCGCGCAGAGATGACTCAAACGAACGGAACTAAATTGGGGTGCCTACATGCGGCGCCCTTTTTGATCGCCAAAATGGGAATGGACCCCTGTATAGTGTACACATGCGCGGTTGTATACGTCGCTCGTGGGCATATGCAGTGGCGGGTTGGGGAACAGCTATGTAACCCTATCTATGTGGACTGCGTGGACCTCGCGAACTACGCGAACTTCGCGAACTACACGAACTATGCGAACCACGCGA
Protein-coding regions in this window:
- a CDS encoding adenosine/AMP deaminase (putative), translating into MKRPNSNGDLGETLLKKKKGWDTLYETVVKASSHASTKYDENALVSKELPDLNSSNRFIFTLSSTGIIPREEVDVTKKILKLCNLRDEFIKPFADIDTTLVEKRSHSKGGEPKEHEDTKSDEPIYNPSKVVILEKCNAFLNFVDGIFFVHWDPLLDDGPKSRDQCSEANKLAEHASIKSTEEYLSAIQEIMMAVQDPACKSFCYQRLKYLEQKFDFHLMFNGSLELRETANIKHRDFYNIRKVDAHVHHSACMQQKVLLRFIRDKYQTEPNTVVYMTENGIKMTLKDIFDQELKTSAYEATVDTLAVNALGSCFHRFDLFNDKYNPFGQKLLREIFLKTDNYIEGRYLAEITKQEIKNLEKSKYQHVEWRISIYGRNTNEWKKLAKWVLQNNLSSISVRWIIQVPRLYYIYKKRRIINSFADFLSNIFEPCFEAVKNPEQNKEIFSFLQQVVGWDSVDDESAISKYTTRGGELPTPDKYTSDNNPPYSYYAYYMYVNIRTLNDFLVSRHLRPMAFR